One segment of Verrucomicrobia bacterium CG1_02_43_26 DNA contains the following:
- a CDS encoding restriction endonuclease has protein sequence MTDDKLRLVESLIRTIPELTTGQLHWLQRVITVFSAEHEYTLNESDIFDTITLQNFGDAIRVHHSFSSEPFTKDKFEHVLVKVLNMDGHKAILAPKTNPGHDITVDGVKLSLKTQADKGIREEALWISKFMELGKGHWGDNPADLEGLRNQFLSHLKSYDRILSLRSLLKGPQWKYELVEIPKQILLRAQAGKLEMMVSSKQFPKPGYCYVCDQDGGALFDLYFDGGSERKLQIKNLRKAYCKVHAVWEFLIPQD, from the coding sequence ATGACTGATGATAAGTTGCGGCTTGTAGAGTCGCTAATACGTACCATTCCAGAATTAACTACTGGCCAACTACACTGGCTACAACGTGTTATTACCGTTTTTAGCGCTGAACATGAATATACTCTAAACGAATCGGATATATTCGATACGATAACCTTACAGAACTTTGGGGATGCAATCCGTGTGCATCATAGTTTCTCATCGGAACCTTTTACTAAGGATAAATTTGAGCATGTCTTAGTTAAGGTTCTGAATATGGATGGGCATAAGGCCATTCTTGCGCCAAAGACCAATCCTGGTCATGATATTACTGTTGACGGGGTTAAGCTCTCGCTCAAGACCCAGGCTGATAAGGGGATAAGAGAAGAAGCCCTTTGGATCAGCAAGTTTATGGAACTCGGAAAAGGACATTGGGGTGATAACCCCGCTGATCTCGAAGGCTTACGCAATCAGTTCCTTTCTCATTTGAAGAGCTATGACAGAATTTTAAGCCTTCGTTCCCTTTTAAAAGGCCCACAATGGAAATATGAGCTTGTCGAAATACCTAAGCAAATTCTCTTAAGAGCACAAGCTGGGAAGCTGGAAATGATGGTTAGTAGCAAACAATTTCCTAAGCCTGGATATTGTTACGTATGCGACCAAGATGGAGGCGCTCTTTTCGATTTGTATTTCGATGGTGGTAGTGAGCGAAAACTGCAAATAAAGAATCTGCGAAAGGCATATTGCAAGGTTCATGCGGTTTGGGAGTTTCTTATTCCTCAGGACTAA